A part of Amycolatopsis camponoti genomic DNA contains:
- a CDS encoding CoA transferase subunit A gives MAELLSLEEAVGRLVRDGDTVALEGFTHLIPVAAGQEIIRQGRRGLTLVRMTPDIVYDQLIGAGCASKLIFSWGGNPGVGSLHRFRDAVQHDWPVPLEIEEHSHAGMANRYVAGASGLPFAVLRGYTGTDLPAQTDTIKPITCPFTGERLTAVPALNPDVTIVHAQRADRAGNVQMWGITGVQKEAVLAAKRSLVTVEEIVDELEPRVGAVILPSWVVTAVAEVPGGAKPSYAAGYYERDNSAYQAWDEVGRDREEFTKWLNELTGVTA, from the coding sequence ATGGCGGAGCTGCTGTCACTGGAGGAGGCCGTGGGCCGGCTGGTGCGCGACGGCGACACCGTCGCGCTCGAAGGGTTCACGCACCTCATCCCGGTCGCGGCCGGGCAGGAGATCATCCGGCAGGGCCGGCGGGGTCTCACGCTGGTGCGGATGACCCCGGACATCGTGTACGACCAGCTGATCGGCGCGGGCTGCGCGAGCAAGCTGATCTTCTCCTGGGGCGGGAACCCGGGAGTCGGTTCGCTGCACCGCTTCCGCGACGCCGTCCAGCACGACTGGCCGGTACCGCTGGAGATCGAGGAGCACAGCCACGCGGGCATGGCGAACCGGTACGTCGCCGGCGCGTCCGGCCTGCCGTTCGCGGTGCTGCGCGGCTACACGGGCACGGACCTGCCCGCCCAGACCGACACGATCAAGCCGATCACGTGCCCCTTCACCGGCGAGCGGCTCACGGCGGTCCCAGCGCTGAACCCGGACGTCACGATCGTCCACGCGCAGCGTGCCGACCGGGCCGGCAACGTCCAGATGTGGGGCATCACCGGCGTCCAGAAGGAAGCGGTCCTGGCGGCGAAGCGCTCGCTGGTGACGGTGGAGGAAATCGTCGACGAGCTGGAGCCCCGGGTGGGCGCGGTGATCCTCCCGTCCTGGGTGGTCACCGCGGTGGCCGAGGTCCCGGGCGGCGCGAAGCCGTCGTACGCGGCGGGGTACTACGAACGTGACAACTCGGCGTACCAGGCGTGGGACGAGGTGGGCCGCGACCGCGAGGAGTTCACGAAGTGGCTGAACGAGCTGACCGGGGTGACGGCATGA
- a CDS encoding CoA-transferase subunit beta, whose product MSTDYTADEMMSVAAARALGDGMSCFVGIGLPSKAANLARRAHAPNLTLIYESGCLGAKPSRLPLSIGDGELADTADAVVSVPEVFNYWLQPGRIDVGFLGAAQLDKFGNINTTVIGSDYHDPKVRLPGAGGAPEIAASCGEVFIVLRQSPRAFVEKVDFVTSFGHGSGKGDREKLGLPGRGPTLVVTDLGLMRPDPETAELTLTELHPGVELDQAVKATGWKLKVADDLKVTPAPTEQELTVLRELEKA is encoded by the coding sequence ATGAGCACCGACTACACGGCCGACGAGATGATGAGCGTCGCGGCGGCCCGTGCCCTCGGCGACGGCATGTCCTGCTTCGTCGGCATCGGCCTCCCGAGCAAGGCGGCGAACCTCGCCCGCCGCGCCCACGCCCCGAACCTCACGTTGATCTACGAATCCGGCTGCCTGGGCGCGAAGCCGTCGAGGCTGCCGCTGTCCATCGGCGACGGCGAGCTGGCCGACACCGCCGACGCCGTGGTCAGCGTCCCGGAGGTGTTCAACTACTGGCTCCAGCCGGGCCGCATCGACGTCGGCTTCCTCGGCGCCGCCCAGCTCGACAAGTTCGGCAACATCAACACGACCGTGATCGGCTCGGACTACCACGACCCGAAGGTCCGGCTGCCGGGCGCGGGCGGCGCCCCGGAGATCGCGGCGTCGTGTGGTGAGGTGTTCATCGTGCTGCGCCAGAGCCCCCGCGCGTTCGTGGAGAAGGTCGACTTCGTCACGTCGTTCGGCCACGGCTCCGGCAAGGGCGACCGCGAGAAGCTCGGCCTCCCGGGCCGGGGCCCGACGCTGGTCGTCACCGACCTCGGCCTGATGCGCCCCGACCCGGAGACGGCCGAGCTGACCCTCACCGAGCTGCACCCGGGCGTGGAGCTGGACCAAGCGGTCAAGGCGACGGGGTGGAAACTGAAGGTCGCGGACGACCTGAAGGTCACCCCCGCCCCGACCGAGCAGGAGCTGACCGTGCTCCGAGAGCTGGAGAAGGCATGA